The region actctgccttctttctacctgtctctctgcttggatttgcCACATAGCTCTTTTCTGCCTGCtgttggccaaatcagcttcattactaaccaatggtaataagacatattcatagcatacagaagggcatctcacatcacaaggctacacaaagaattcctgtctttaaaaaataaataaataaataaaacaaagcaaaaaaaacttgtgctaggcatggtggtacaggccttttatcccagcactctcagaaggcagagcaggcagatcatagtgagttccaggatagccagggctttgcagagagaccttgtctcaaacaaaaacaaaacaaacatttctgagtgtggtggcacacacctttaatcccagcccttgggaggcagaggcaggcgaatctctgtgagttcaagaccagtctgttctacagagtgagttccaagacagccagggccacgtagatagacactgtctcaaaaacaagcaagcaaaaaaaccaaaccaaaacaaaaatactttgacatattATGGATAGTGTAGGGTAGGAAAGATTTTACTCTCTTAGGAGTTTTGATTCAGTCTGAGAAATGTACAAAAGACagtttaaaagacagaaaagcatatgcaacttttaaatgttttttatctatgtattttatgtgtggaaAATTTTCTTACATGAATTTTTGTATACCTCATGTATGGAAGAATATAGCAGAAGGGGATGCTGGCCTCCTGGGATGAGTTACAAGctattgtgagttgccatgtaagTGTCGGGCCCCGGGCATGGATCCTTTCCAAGGGGGCTTTATTTAATATGaatatgtttatgtgcatgtataagaaatggaggcctagagaagtTGATGGGTCTGGGAGCTTACATgccttctgtgcatgtgtgtggtatatacatgttcaaatgtgtgtggatgcatgtgtgtacacatgtgtggagatctgcctgtctctgcctcctcaatgctgggattaaaggcatttggcGTACCACCACCAGGTGATATTCAcctatttgagacagggttttactatgtagccctgactgtcctagaactcactagtgtagaccagactggcctcagccttcctgcctctgccttctgagtgctggggttaaaggtgtgtgctgccacacctggacTTCCGTGTTAAATATTGAAGCAAGTTCTCTCTGTGTACGTGGGGTTCACAGTTTATAGCTagactagctagccagcttgccctggGGATCCCCTGCTGAGATGACAGCAACAGCCACAAACTGCCAGGCTTACTCCAGAGGTTTCTTCACTGGGCCATCCCCCAGCCCTCTGGAGTACcatttaacaaagaaaagagcATGCCAACCACACCCTCATTGCCTTGACTGTTTAGGTTGAGTTCTTTTTACCTTGAAGTCACACACACTAAATGACAAGTGCAGCTTAAGGACAAAGAGTGACAACTGCAGTTCTCCAAGCTGAAGTTGCTCTAAGGCTGTTGTTATTGGTCGCATTGCCCTCGGCGGCAGTAACAAGCCCGTCCAGTTTTCACTGAGTTTACTCACTGGTAATTTCTGGTGTGAGGCAGTATAATCAGGTGAGCAGCTGACTTTCCCGCTTGCATAAGGGTGACCTGTGACCCAGCTGAAGCACTTGGTGGTTTGGTTTGAGAATGTCAGCCTTGGCTTCAGACCATAGCGTGGGACTGTAACCTTGCCtcgtcatttttgtttttaatgcgaAGGGTAGTTTTCTTTTCCACTGACTTTCTTGGCATCATTTGAGACTTTCCAGGCTCTAGACTTGGGGATCAGATGACCCCAGCTCCAGCCTTttaggtagaagcaggaggatcaaaagtttgaggccggcctggacTATGCAGCAAGCATTCCTTAATCTctgcaaaacaacaaaacaaaacaaaaaacgaggAATGCCTGGAGTAAATACTTTAGCAATTGAGACATGTGGTCATGTGATGTTCATGACTGACCTAAACACATATCTATCGACTAGGGGCTCTAAATTCAAAAAGCTATTTTTCGCTTAACCACAGCTGCTCTCCAGTTTACACCAGGGGTTGGTTCCTTATGCTGGAATGGCGTAAGTGGAAAATGATTGAGGGCACCTCATCAACTGCATGCTTTAACTCAGCAGTGTTGTCTACGCAGGGCATCTGTTGTGTTCCCTCACAGTCTTGGAGTTACCCAAATTCAAAATCTGAAGTACAATTTCTACGAAAGCATGTCACTTCCGTGCCATTGTTAACCCTAAAGAACCAAAAGTTGAACCATGTCTATGTCGGAGACCATCTCTCTAACTTCTGGGAGCCAACTTTAAATGCAGATCACCTggccctgtctcagagaggaagacagaaggaaatgTCCTTTGTCCCCCCAGCTCTGCCAGAGGACAGACGTGCAGTGGAAGCCAGAGACAGACTGAGCCTTTCAGATATTCCCAGCTTCCCTTGATGGAGGAGGAGGTGCTTACTGCCCTTGCTTCTCAGgtcttttcttggttttgagGGAACAGCTCCTTCCTGTTCCCTGCacatcttccttccctccacgGGTTACAGCCTTCTGCTTACTCTTATAGAGTTTCTCAAAGCTTAAGCCGAGCTGTAGACCTACAGCAGTGTAATGAAACACACAAAGCTGAGGAGAGACCCACCCTCTTGCCTGCCTTGCTTTTAGTTGACTTCAAATGTCACACATTTTGGAGGTCAGGTATCTAAGCAATCCATCAGCCTCCGGCTAGCTTTGCTATGGATAACGCCTCTGATATGTGCGTCATGGTGATAATGTTGCCTAGGTTATCTTTCAGGGGCTATGAGGGCATTTTTGTTGAAACCATTAACTTGTCATGTGGGCTTGCTTGATGGGCCATTTCACAGGACCAAAATTTCTGTTTGCACATCTGATATTCTGAACACGTCTGTGTCCCGTGAGGATCAACCATGCACTACATCACCTCCAATTACCTTTGCCCAAATCTTAAATCACTCTGCCATAGCCAAAACTGCCCTCCACCCTGTCCTCTGGGACGAACTAGGAAAACACTCTCTTTTTCAAAGCTCATCATTTCAGTGACCTGCATCCTGCACCAGGGCAAAGGGTCCTGGCTGAGTAGCAGGTACATTTGGTCTTTGACCCTAGTTGCTGGTATAGCCTAAGACTCAGTTCTAAGTGAGGGGGGATTGGTCATTGATTATGCATTTGTTATaactaaatatttataaaaatctcCTTTTGGTAACAACTAAGTTTATGCTAATAGGTGACTTAAACTGGGTCCCCTAGGACAGCTGGACTAGTTGACTACCAGAAAGAAACAGTGATTAGAAGCTGACCtccaggaaggggagggaggctgGAGTTTCTAAACTTGAGCCTTTAACCTGCGGGTCCCACACGGAACTCCAGGTAGACAGTGTCTTGAACTTTAAATACTCAGTTTAGACAAGGCACTGTTTGGTGTGAGCAAGGGTCCAAGTTTAATCTGTCCCAGTGAGGGGACACAATTCACTCCAACCTCAAAACCTCCTTGAAGTTCCTAGTCCACCTTTAAACTCGTCTGTGAATACCGTACTCACTACCACAACAGAGCAATGTCTATCTACGTGTGAAAACAACCTCTGAAATAGACCTCGGAAATGcctttggggggaggggcactccagctggctttctctgtgaagccttggttgtcctggaacttctgtaaaacaggttggctttgaactcagaaatctgcctgcttctgcctcccaagtgctgggattaaagacatgcgccaccactactgGGCCCATCTTTTCTGTAACTGTATACACAACCATGTCAAGTAGTTAGTCATTCCTAAATGGTGCTCTCCAGAGTCCAGTCTCAGCATCTTCTTGTTAGAAATCCTCTCAGGCACTACCTGGGACCCTCTGAATTAGATATAGGGAAGAAGGGGGGGGGTGACTTTTGGTCAAGTTTGATGGAGGCAAATTGTCCTGAAGGCAAAAGAACAATACAACACTTTAGGAAGTCTCCCCCGCCAGAGTAGCGTGGAATGCTCTCCTATAGATCTTCCAGTGACTGGGCTTTGTCCCCACTCCCCACCAGACCTGAACTATGTAAGACTGGTCTGGGATcctggcgggggcgggggggcggggagggaggaagaggaaatcgGTATGCGCAGGCTGAGGAGGAGGACGCGTTGCCTACCGTGGTAAGGCGCCCAGCCTGGGAGGGAGGTGCCAGCCCTCTTCTTCCCCATCCAGATCTGTGGACGggacaagggggggggggggggcgggatcGGGGACGTGCTCTAGTGCCAGGCGCGAATGGCCTCCGGCTGCTCTGGACTGGCCGCTGTGTCCGCTCTCTGTGGGTCCTCTTTCTGTCCGGTTGCAAGCCCACAGGCAAGGTCACCGGATAGGTAGGTGGAAGCTGCAGCTCAATCCTCCCAGCTTTCGGGAGCATTGAGGGACAAATGCACTGATGAGACCCGGGTATGTCTGAGATTTGGGGGAGAAAGGACGAAAGAGAAGGGCTAGCTTCAATGACGTGCTTGTTCCCCGAACTCCCTAGGCTGGTGGCAGCAGGGATGTCACTGCGGGGCGACAGTACTTCTCCGGAAGACTAACTTCACTGGCAGCAAAACTTTGTTCACGCTCTAGGCTCTGAAAGTTGCGAGCTGCCCCGGAGGTGGGGCAGAAGCCGCTCTGCTGTCGGGAGAATCAAGGCTCTCAGCCAGCCCACGAACTTCAGAAAATCTTAGTTTCTGTTCGGGACCTGGTTCTCAGGTGTTCTGGAGGCCGCGCCTCCCGCCCCTGGCCCTCCCCTTGGGATCTAGCCCCAggccatcctcctcctccctctcgttCTTGGGCAGTCGCAGCTAAAAACTGGAGGCCCCAGGCTGAATCTGCTCTCTGCTCTCCAACCTGTCTAGACTGAGCCAGGGAAGGCGAGCCCAGCGGGCGCTATGCGCTCCTTCTGTTGCGGGAGTAGATAAGTTTCCATCGGAGTCTCTAGCACCGAGTCCCGGGGCTAGATGGTGTCATGGAGCCATCCGGGGAGCAGCTGCAACGTTCCGGGGCCCCCAGCTCTACGCCTTCCGGAGAGCCCCCGCCCGTGGAGGGGCTGTCGGTCTCCGAGGTCCTCTGCGTGGAAGGTGGCACCTCGGAGACCCCGATTGCTGACGCTCAACTCCAGGACACGTCTCTATCGCCGCAGGAAGAGGCGGCTCTCTCGGAGCAGGAGGAGCTGCAGGAATATCGCCGCCCTCGTACACGCTCCTTCTCTTTGCCGGCCGACCCCATCCTGCAGGCCGCCAAGCTCctgcagcagcggcagcagaCCGGACAGCCAGGTCGGGAGGGTGTCGAGTTCCCGGCCGGGGACTGCTGCGCCAAGTGCAAGAAGCGCGTGCAGTTCGCAGACTCCCTGGGGTTGAGTTTGGCCAGCGTGAAGCACTTCAGTGAGGCGGAGGACCCGCAGGTGCCGCCCGCAGTGCTCTCACGTCTCCGCAGCTTCCCGCTGAGCGCCGAGGACCTGAAGCAGGTCGGGGGGTTTCTGGCGACGGCAAAGGTGCCCGCGTCCCTGTGGGTTCCTTGCGCCCAGCTCCGACCCCTCTTCCAGCTCCCGGGGCTGAGTGCTGTGGAGGAGCGCCTGCGGCGACAGCGAGTGTGTCTGGAGTCCGTGCAATGCTCCCAACCGCCCGGTGCGGAGGTGACCGGCTCGGGTCGAGTGATCAGCTGCCCCGGacccagggcagtggtggtgcgctATACCTTTACCGAGTGGCGCACCTTTCTGGACGTGCCGGCTGAGCTGCATCCTGAGTCCCTGGAGCAGCCGCCTCCTGTACCTTCGGGACTCTCTGGACCAGGGGCTGAGGATAGTGAGGAGGAGCCAGTCACAGAGCGTTTCTGCTTCTCGCTGGGTCTGCCACCAGGTCTGCAGCCCAAAGAAGGGGACGATGCTGACGCTTGCGACGTCGCTATCCATTTTGCCATCTGCTATCGCTGCGAACAGGGCGAATACTGGGATAACAACGAGGGGGCCAACTACACCTTGCGCTATGTGTGCTCCTCAGACCCGCTCTGAGTCCCGGAGCTTTGAGACATGGAGAGAGGCTGACCAGCATGCGAAGTTCAGCAAGGGCTCTCTGGGAACCTTGGCTGAGTGGCGCAGATTTGGCATTTAAACCATAAACTCGcagcacagatacacacaccagCAAGCACAGTGGGTCTGGCAATACTCTTTGGACTGACCTTTCTACTTGCGTTCTAGAACTCTCAGCCTGTAATGGAATAAGAAACACCCTAGTCCCCCAAGCAAACACTCTTTCCGAGAAAGGGGCTTTGGAACCCTGAACCAGGACCTGTGACCTTGGGATTTGTTTCTAGTGAGATGCCATCCTTACAGCTTGATGAAGACCTGCAGGGTAAGACAGGGCACCCCAACTCCCCGTGGGAAAGGAAAAACTTCGCTCGTGGAACCTTCACACCCAGGCTTGATTCTCAGAAGGCTCTGTGGGTGCCGTTCAGCCTTTCCTTTTAACTGGGATCTGGAGACATCTTCCCAGACACAACACTATTTTCTTCTGTGACTGGATacaaatgtgcttttaaaaagtaaaggccACGTGTGCATAATTTCACTCTGTGCTTCCTGTTTTACCTTCTGAGGGCTTGGGTTTGGGGAGGCCTTGGCAATCAGGGGATGCTCAGCTGACGACATGGACACGGGGACAAGCGTGAAACAACAGCATTGATACGTTTTCTCCCTGACGTGGAAGAGTCCAAGGTCCCCACACTGGGAAAAGGGGTCTTCAAGATGCGCAAAAAGTGTCCTGTCCCTTGCCATAGTAAAATGTTGGATGAATTAAAATGCCAAAGGCCTTGGCTGTGAGCTGCAAGAACCCATCACATTCGTCCCAAACCCTTTTGTACAGTAGAATTCCTAATAGCTCTGCCACTCTCTGGGCCATTAGTATTCAGAGAAGCTCAGCTCTTTCAGGCTGCACTCCAAGTACAGAGGCCGGGGACTGGACAGgtggcttctttctcctcccagagGCACAAGGATGAGTGGAAACTTGATGGTAACAAAGCACACTTGCAAGTGCTGCTCAGAAACAAATGGGGCACTCGGCATAGCAGAGCCCTAGGCACGGGTGAGGGGACCTTCACTCACTGTAGATGGCTCCCTGCGCTGAGACCTGTCCATGTCTGAGTGAGATTGCACTCTGAGTGAAGGCTCAGCTCCTTTCTTCCCACTTTTCCCGAGtaactcattttcttttaaaaaaacgtATTCAAAGTGTCCTATTTTCTAGCACGTGACTAGTATAATTAGTTTGGGCATAGCAGAGTAAAGTTAAGGGGAAGATGTTTTCATAGTTCTACAGATGGGTCAGCACAATCACCAAAGACCAAACATGGTCCAAAGTCTGTTTTCATGGAACCAGAAACCTTATACATGACTTTCACAggcttaaagttttattttaattttaaagtattattttgtgACATGAAAATTATATTAAAGCCAGATATAGTGGAACATGCCAGTAACCCCTTGCATCTGGAGGCTAAAGCATGATtgtcaagagtttgaggccagctttgaaGACCTAGAAAAACTATATCAAGCAAAAACCAAGGCTGAGTATGGTGACCCATCCCtgaaatcccaggactctggaagcCTGAATAGGATGACCATAGCTTGTTGGAGGCCAGCAGAATGAGATctggattaaaaacaaaaccaccccAACAAACAAAGGATCATATGGAATTCAAACCTCACCGTGGTCCACAGGTATTTATTGGATAGAGCCATGAACTCACCCTGTGGATGCTCTTCTGCACCTGCAGTGGAGTTAAGTAGATGACAGTGTCAAACACTTCTTCTCTGGCCCTCTCTAGACAGCATGCCAACCCTGCTTACTATGTTTAAAGCTACACGCCGAGAATTATAATTCACAAAACAGTTAACCTTTTAGTGACGATTGCCATTTAAAATAGCAAGCATGGTCTGAGTGTGGTgttacacacctataatccttgcacttgggaggcaggtggatctctgtgagttccagaaaacCCAGGGAGTCaccacagagagatcctgtctcaaacacaaaacaatacaaaaaaaccaaaaatttttgttgttgtggggATGAAACcagggtatgtatgtatgtatgtatgtatttatattttattttattttgcatcccAGGCTTTCATATATTAGGTTTATAAATTAGCAGGTCAGTATCTCTAACACTGTGCTATTTTTTAGCCCATAAGAAACACtttaatatatttacttattattatgaGCACGGATGGTTTGCTGGCAGGTGTGTCTGTGctccacctgtgtgcctggtacccttggaagccagaagaggtcatgggatcccctggagccagagttacagatggttgtgagccaccatgtgggtgttggagatCAGCCCTGGATCCTATGGAAGAAAAGTCAGggatcttaactgctgaaccatctcttcaatctccaggaaacattttataaatacaaatgaagtTAAAATACCTTTTTGTTTGATGTTagaatttttgtttattaaaatttgtgatttgtgtgtttttttttttttttaagaatttatgttTGTTATTTAGTCTCTGTGTGTAATAGCTGACTACTGAAATCTCAGTACAAAGAAGGTGAGGAAAGAGGGTAAGGAGTTCAAAGTTATTCTTGGCCACACAGAAgcttcaagaccagtctggactaaatgagaaaaaaaattcatatttattttgaagaaaaggtTAATACTAACAAAGTCATTAAGTATTTCAAAGCGTGTTTGTAGGGTCTGGATGCTGTCTAGTGGTAGAAGACTTGCCTccatatcagttacttttctcttttcggggggggggggggcgctgctCACATTACGTCACATTGGGCCTctaatcaggaagcagaaaaagggCAAATGCTGGTCTCGGCTTACTGGCTCCTTtgcttgtgcacgtgtgtgtggtgtatgctaTAGCGAGTGTGTCCGTGTTCGTACATGcacgtgtggaagccagaggttgacatcggGTGTCATCTTCTATTGCTCTCTactttagccttttttttttgttgtttgtttgtttttcgagacagggtttctctgtggctttggagcctgtcctagaactagctctgtagaccaggctggtctcgaactcacagagatccacctgcctctgcctcccaagtgctgggattaaaggcgtgcgccaccatcgcccggctactttagccttttttgagacaagatctctcactgaagctCATCACTGGGGCAGACTGGCTGGCTAGTCAGTCCCCAGCATCTTCCTGCTTGCAccctccagtgctggggtgacaggtgcTCCCCACCACACAGTTCTTTCACAGAGCCCTCGCTCCCGCATGGAAGGCACCTTACTCAGAGTGCCATCTCCCAGCCTCACTGTCTCCTTTTTTCTTCAGTGTGAGACCCCAGTCCATTCACAATGCCACCCACATTCATGGTGTGTCTTCCACCCCCAGGTAAACCTTTCTGGAGACATGCTCACAGACACCCCTAGAGATGTGTATCCTGTGGTATTTCTAAACCTAGTCCAGGTGGATAATGTAGGTTAACCATTTCATCTAGTACACATggaaggcctgagtttgatccccagccccACAAATCAAAAgcacaggagaggagggaggagaacatggaggaaggggtgggaggagTAGGAGTTGACtttccaaaggaaggaagcaatgcCCTTATCACAAAATAAAGCTGGTGCCCCTTTGCAGGAATATTCACCTTTATTTGATGCATGTGGTCATTTTTCTTGAAGGTGGAACAACTTTAAAACTATTATCTATCTCTAGTCATTAAAGACTATGTCTTCCCAGTCATTCAATGACCCTGCCCTACATTAAAGAGAGATTCCAGAAGCTTCCTGGTGGCAAAAATCTCTCCTTCAGGGAATGTTGGATAGAAAGCGTCTTCCCATCTAAAGAGTTTTCAAAGCAGTGAGAGAAAGGCTGAACAAAATATTTCCCTAGGAAACTCCATGCTCATGAAGTAAGACAGGCAGTCGAGGGCGCAAGGTTTGCAGACCTTGGGAGGCCAGGCTCCAGCTCAGGAATGAGCACTGCACTCTGGGAATCCCAGGAGCAGCAGGAGCCTTCCCTGAGCACCTGGGAGTGGGACTGCCTTAATTACCCACAAACCTCCACAAATTCCTCACATAATTGTGAAGTTTCTCATACCCTTGTGCGTGCGAGCGGACGTGGGCACGTGCAGAAGGTTTCCACTCCGATGTCTCTCAATCTGCcccacccttccttctctcctcagcTGTAGGATTTTCATAAACCATTTCATGGGTTTCACGAATTTCAGCTCTTGCCACACAGCTTTTGTCTAATTTACCAGGCTAAGAGTTTTCATTTCCTGACTTAGCCGTGTGTCTCTTTTGAGTCTTGTGCCTTGAAGCCTGTGGCTTAGCGTGCCTGCTTTATATCTTCTGTATCAGGAATGGGGGGAAAGCAAGAGGGGGGAACTTCTATGTTCTGATTTCTGTGGCGTCATGGAACTGAATCAAATGTGCTTTTCTGGCACACGCTACAGGGTCCAGGTATGTAGGGCAGAGAGAGCACTTTGGCTATAATAAGCTAAGACACGCTGATGAAATATTGGTAGCCCCAGCCTTTGCCTGGGCAGTCCCCACGATGTAGGGGGTCTGCCAGATTCATAGGATCAGGGGCATGTAGCTTTTTGAAGTCAATGAAGATAGAGGTTTGAGCAGGGACGTGACAAGCTGAGCTCACTTTAGTGACTTGGCTTTCTCCATCTAAGCAACCCGGGAAATGTAAGCACCAGTAACAGTTACAGCTGGGAGGACACCAGCTCGGTAGAGTCCTACACTTTGCGTTTGGGTTATATATTTGAGGAATGTTGTAATTTAAAGGGCAGCACGAGAGAGAAAGATGCTATGCGACAGAGTTCACGCGAAGGGGCTTTTTATTAGGGGAAAGGGAACatagaaagagggaggggagggggagactgacctctggagacaggagcagcagaagagagaggcagagagagagaggtgggagagagacagggagacagccagagaaggggggagggcagatagagaagaaaggaaagagaagggaggtgggcaaggcccacctttaAAAAGGGAACgcagtgaatgtgcacaggagatgctcctagtggctgcagctgaggatgcatcctgtcaggaccccaagggcaagCCAGTACAGATGCCTAACATTCCTCCCTTTTGCTCATTATAAAAAGGTGAGGCATTAGAAAGGGACAGCAGGTGAGCGGGGATGAGGACACCATGTTCTcgagactacttcctgctgacctgGCAGCGGGGCATTGTTCATCTTTTGGGAATCGGAGAAAGCTGGGGTGCTGACCATGT is a window of Chionomys nivalis chromosome 13, mChiNiv1.1, whole genome shotgun sequence DNA encoding:
- the Ppp1r3g gene encoding protein phosphatase 1 regulatory subunit 3G, whose protein sequence is MEPSGEQLQRSGAPSSTPSGEPPPVEGLSVSEVLCVEGGTSETPIADAQLQDTSLSPQEEAALSEQEELQEYRRPRTRSFSLPADPILQAAKLLQQRQQTGQPGREGVEFPAGDCCAKCKKRVQFADSLGLSLASVKHFSEAEDPQVPPAVLSRLRSFPLSAEDLKQVGGFLATAKVPASLWVPCAQLRPLFQLPGLSAVEERLRRQRVCLESVQCSQPPGAEVTGSGRVISCPGPRAVVVRYTFTEWRTFLDVPAELHPESLEQPPPVPSGLSGPGAEDSEEEPVTERFCFSLGLPPGLQPKEGDDADACDVAIHFAICYRCEQGEYWDNNEGANYTLRYVCSSDPL